A section of the Mycolicibacterium anyangense genome encodes:
- a CDS encoding amidase, translating to MIAGSFTVVEADLAQLRRALEDGTVTSVELVARYLNRIGRYDRSGILLNSVPVLNPAAFEEAREADLRRARGQAYGPMDGIPYTAKASYKVRGLPVTAGSPAFADLLANDDAFAVSRLRAAGAICLGLTNMPPMAAGGMQRGLYGRAESPYNADFLTAAFGSGSSNGSGTATAASFAAFGLGEETWSSGRAPASNNALVAYTPSRGVISVRGNWPLVPTMDVVVPHTRSVDDLLQLLDTVVADDPIRDGDLWRLQDWIDLPAVSDVRPESYPDLPELALAGVRLAVPRLYINGDPDSAYPIHTRDSVIALWNRIRDDLTAAGAEIVETDFPVVENYEGLHPDSRTMVERGFVPAEFLDRELGELSIWAFDTFLRSIGQADLPGLAAVDGDRIFPAPTGALPDRYGVFAFDIAYDLAEYVPRAREGVAPWNEIPSIEDGLRGLEHTRQVDFETWLVENRIDAVVFPAVADVGPATADVDPAAADLAWRNGVWVANGNLVPRHLGLPTVTIPMGTMADIGMPVGLTLAGAAYSDTTLLRLARAVEAVRPRRTAPTRTPRLDDETVFHQSGSPADGELSVDILDVHLSAGDDGAVLTFGVEVIRGAADEIAAFVNGVRVPLEGAPGHATARVVLGASDGAHSEWRPPYGPLIVAVVHSHDGAVAGAVATTEGSPL from the coding sequence GTTGCGCGCTACCTGAATCGGATTGGCCGCTACGACCGGTCCGGCATCCTGCTGAACTCGGTCCCGGTACTCAATCCCGCGGCGTTCGAGGAGGCGCGGGAGGCCGATCTGCGCCGCGCGCGGGGGCAGGCGTACGGTCCGATGGACGGCATCCCGTACACCGCGAAAGCCAGCTACAAGGTGCGCGGGCTGCCGGTGACGGCCGGTTCGCCGGCCTTCGCGGATCTGCTGGCCAACGACGACGCCTTCGCGGTGAGCCGGTTGCGCGCGGCCGGAGCGATCTGTCTGGGACTGACGAACATGCCGCCGATGGCGGCCGGTGGCATGCAACGTGGCCTCTACGGGCGCGCTGAAAGCCCTTACAACGCGGACTTTCTCACCGCGGCGTTCGGGTCTGGCTCGTCCAACGGCTCGGGCACCGCCACCGCGGCGAGCTTCGCGGCCTTCGGCCTCGGCGAGGAGACCTGGTCATCGGGGCGGGCTCCGGCGTCGAACAACGCGCTGGTCGCCTACACCCCGTCGCGCGGGGTGATCTCGGTGCGCGGCAACTGGCCGTTAGTGCCGACGATGGATGTTGTGGTGCCCCACACCCGTTCCGTCGATGATCTGCTCCAGCTACTGGACACCGTCGTCGCCGATGATCCGATCCGCGACGGCGACCTGTGGCGCCTGCAGGACTGGATCGACCTGCCGGCGGTCTCCGATGTGCGGCCTGAGTCCTACCCGGATCTGCCCGAACTCGCGCTGGCAGGAGTCCGGCTTGCGGTGCCACGGTTGTACATCAACGGTGACCCCGACAGTGCCTATCCGATCCACACCCGCGATTCGGTCATCGCGCTGTGGAATCGCATCCGCGACGACCTGACGGCCGCGGGTGCCGAGATCGTCGAGACCGACTTTCCTGTCGTCGAGAATTACGAAGGGCTGCACCCCGACTCGCGCACGATGGTCGAACGTGGTTTTGTGCCAGCCGAATTCCTCGACAGGGAGCTGGGAGAGCTGTCGATCTGGGCATTCGACACCTTCCTTCGGTCTATCGGCCAGGCTGATCTGCCCGGCTTGGCAGCCGTCGACGGGGACCGAATTTTCCCGGCTCCGACGGGTGCGTTGCCCGACCGGTACGGTGTCTTTGCGTTCGACATCGCCTACGATCTCGCCGAGTATGTGCCGCGTGCCCGCGAGGGCGTCGCGCCCTGGAATGAGATCCCGTCGATCGAGGATGGGTTGCGCGGCCTCGAGCACACCCGGCAGGTCGACTTCGAGACGTGGCTGGTCGAGAACCGCATCGATGCGGTCGTCTTTCCGGCTGTCGCCGACGTCGGCCCCGCCACCGCCGATGTCGACCCGGCGGCGGCGGATCTGGCGTGGCGCAACGGGGTTTGGGTGGCCAACGGCAACCTGGTGCCGCGTCATCTGGGTCTGCCCACGGTGACGATTCCGATGGGGACCATGGCGGATATCGGGATGCCGGTCGGGCTGACGCTGGCCGGCGCCGCGTACTCGGACACCACGTTGTTGCGGCTGGCCCGCGCGGTCGAGGCGGTACGCCCGCGGCGCACCGCACCCACCCGCACACCGCGGCTCGATGACGAGACCGTCTTCCACCAGAGCGGTTCACCCGCAGACGGCGAGCTGTCGGTCGACATCCTCGACGTGCACCTGAGCGCGGGGGATGACGGCGCGGTGCTCACCTTCGGTGTCGAGGTGATCCGCGGTGCGGCCGACGAGATCGCAGCGTTCGTCAACGGCGTTCGGGTACCCCTGGAGGGTGCACCCGGCCACGCGACCGCTCGGGTGGTACTGGGCGCCAGCGACGGTGCACACAGTGAATGGCGTCCGCCCTACGGGCCGTTGATCGTCGCGGTCGTGCACAGCCACGACGGCGCCGTCGCCGGCGCCGTCGCCACCACGGAGGGTTCGCCGCTGTGA
- a CDS encoding aminotransferase, with product MTTDVFDLFQQNALAAPTLAVDEVRQLLSDSFGLTGDVSELGSQQDQNFLIADAGGAAPLGVLKLSNPAFTEAEIELQELAARTVAEREPTLRIARVVDGPRGPLSAWWNTSQGRLHARVIEHIGGSTLTGSKYLSPATVRRMGELAGRVSVALGGVQHASSGRVLQWDLRHADRVIAKLLDDEPDSTVRGVIGAAVEPALSQLAAVSSQLPMQIGHFDITDDNVVLADGPCPLPDGVIDFGDVSESWAVNEIAVTVSSLLHHDGLAPADALPAIDGFHSLRPLSDAETEALWPLVVLRGAVLVLSGRQQVRVDEGNAYARAALDREFRIFEQAASVPLEVMTAVVRRALGFPAPSRPRWTAPPLIPTAAAAVILDATTTSSINDEGRWLTPSALTVAALAAVDSGAVAAVAPAWLPRLAGAPARTPSVPATVPTGLTVWFAHDTTLDIPADGMWQRTQSGLTVTSGEQVVRFTGFTATGPVLPARTAIDVQLTHAAAGEVPLRVEPRYADGWRGVAGDPAPVLGLPAVAADAADDTLERRERVLAEVQEHYYDHPPQMERGWREFLADTDGRVYLDMVNNVTSVGHAHPRVVAAAHDQMRLLNTNSRFNYRVITEFAERISATLPDELDTVFFVNSGSEATDLAIRLAMASTGRSDVVAMREAYHGWTFASDAVSTSIADNPNALSSRPTWVHTVDAANAYRGVHRGADAVRYAPEAVQVIDDLAAAGTPPAGFICEPYFGNAGGVALPDGYLQQVYAAVRRHGGVAIADEVQVGYGRLGRWFWGFQQQGVLPDIVAVAKSVGSGQPIGVVITRRALAERYRTQGYFFSSTGGSPVSCAIGIAVLDVIEREGLQDNARVTGGHLKDRLLSLAQHYPIVGAVHGTGLYLGLEFVRDRSTLEPATEETAAICDRLLTLGVIMQPTGDFQNVLKIKPPLCVSRESVDYFVDALDRVLSTGW from the coding sequence GTGACGACGGACGTCTTCGACCTCTTCCAGCAGAACGCATTGGCGGCGCCGACCCTCGCTGTCGATGAAGTGCGCCAGTTGTTGTCCGACAGCTTCGGATTGACCGGCGATGTCAGCGAACTGGGCAGCCAGCAGGATCAGAACTTCCTGATTGCCGACGCCGGGGGCGCCGCACCGCTCGGTGTGCTCAAGCTCAGCAATCCAGCGTTCACCGAAGCCGAGATCGAGCTGCAGGAACTCGCCGCCAGAACCGTCGCCGAGCGTGAGCCGACACTGCGTATCGCCCGGGTGGTCGACGGACCCCGCGGGCCGCTGTCGGCATGGTGGAACACCTCGCAGGGCCGCCTCCATGCTCGTGTGATCGAGCACATCGGCGGGTCCACCCTGACCGGCTCGAAGTATCTGTCGCCGGCGACGGTGCGGCGGATGGGGGAGTTGGCCGGCAGAGTCAGCGTCGCGCTCGGCGGTGTGCAGCACGCGTCCTCCGGTCGAGTGCTGCAGTGGGACCTGCGGCATGCCGACCGCGTAATTGCGAAACTCCTTGACGACGAGCCTGATTCGACAGTCCGCGGTGTGATCGGTGCGGCCGTCGAACCGGCTCTGTCGCAGCTCGCCGCCGTCTCCTCGCAGCTGCCCATGCAGATCGGGCACTTCGACATCACCGACGACAACGTCGTGCTCGCCGACGGACCGTGCCCGCTGCCCGACGGCGTGATCGACTTCGGTGACGTCAGTGAATCCTGGGCGGTCAATGAGATCGCCGTTACCGTCTCGTCGTTACTGCATCACGACGGTCTGGCACCGGCCGACGCCCTGCCGGCTATCGACGGCTTCCATTCGCTGCGGCCACTCAGTGATGCGGAAACCGAGGCGCTGTGGCCGCTGGTGGTCCTGCGGGGCGCCGTACTCGTGCTCAGCGGGCGCCAACAGGTTCGAGTCGACGAGGGCAATGCCTACGCCCGTGCCGCACTGGACCGCGAGTTCCGCATCTTCGAGCAGGCTGCTTCGGTTCCACTCGAGGTGATGACGGCGGTGGTCCGACGGGCGTTGGGTTTCCCGGCCCCGTCCCGCCCGAGATGGACTGCACCGCCACTGATTCCCACGGCGGCTGCGGCGGTAATCCTCGACGCCACCACGACATCGTCGATCAACGACGAGGGGCGGTGGCTCACGCCGTCGGCGTTGACCGTTGCCGCGCTTGCCGCAGTGGACAGCGGGGCCGTCGCGGCGGTGGCGCCGGCGTGGTTGCCGCGACTCGCCGGTGCACCGGCCCGGACCCCGTCGGTGCCGGCCACGGTCCCGACCGGTCTCACCGTCTGGTTCGCCCATGACACCACCCTCGACATTCCCGCGGATGGCATGTGGCAGCGGACCCAAAGCGGCCTGACCGTGACGTCGGGCGAGCAGGTCGTCCGGTTCACCGGGTTCACCGCAACCGGACCCGTGCTGCCGGCGCGAACCGCGATCGATGTCCAGCTCACTCACGCGGCTGCCGGTGAGGTCCCGCTGCGGGTGGAACCGCGCTATGCCGACGGTTGGCGCGGTGTGGCCGGCGATCCCGCGCCGGTTCTCGGGCTGCCGGCCGTGGCAGCCGACGCGGCCGACGACACCCTGGAGCGTCGGGAGCGGGTGCTCGCCGAGGTACAGGAGCACTACTACGACCATCCACCCCAGATGGAACGGGGCTGGCGGGAATTCCTGGCCGACACCGACGGCCGTGTCTACCTCGACATGGTCAACAACGTCACCTCCGTCGGACACGCGCATCCGCGCGTGGTGGCCGCAGCTCATGACCAGATGCGGCTGCTGAACACGAACTCGCGCTTCAACTATCGCGTCATCACCGAGTTCGCCGAACGGATCTCGGCCACGCTGCCCGACGAGCTCGACACCGTCTTCTTCGTCAATTCCGGCTCGGAGGCAACGGATCTCGCCATCCGGCTTGCGATGGCCTCGACGGGGCGCTCCGACGTGGTCGCCATGCGAGAGGCCTACCACGGCTGGACCTTCGCCAGCGACGCGGTGTCGACCTCGATCGCCGACAACCCGAACGCCCTGTCCAGCCGGCCGACCTGGGTGCACACCGTCGACGCCGCGAACGCCTACCGCGGGGTGCACCGGGGCGCCGACGCCGTGCGCTATGCGCCGGAAGCCGTGCAGGTCATCGACGACCTGGCCGCTGCGGGAACCCCACCGGCCGGTTTCATCTGTGAGCCGTACTTCGGCAACGCCGGTGGCGTCGCACTTCCCGACGGCTACCTACAGCAGGTCTATGCGGCGGTGCGCCGCCACGGCGGTGTCGCGATCGCCGACGAGGTCCAGGTCGGCTACGGCCGCTTGGGTCGGTGGTTCTGGGGCTTCCAGCAGCAGGGCGTGCTGCCCGATATCGTCGCGGTCGCGAAGTCGGTCGGCAGTGGACAGCCGATCGGCGTGGTGATCACCCGTCGTGCGCTGGCCGAGCGTTACCGCACGCAGGGATACTTCTTCTCCTCCACGGGCGGCTCGCCGGTGTCCTGCGCCATCGGCATCGCCGTGCTCGATGTCATCGAGCGGGAGGGCTTGCAGGACAACGCCCGCGTCACCGGTGGGCACCTCAAGGACCGCCTGCTGTCGCTGGCCCAGCACTATCCGATTGTCGGCGCAGTCCACGGCACTGGCCTGTACCTCGGCCTGGAGTTCGTGCGAGATCGCTCCACCCTGGAGCCGGCCACCGAGGAGACGGCCGCGATCTGTGATCGCCTCCTGACATTGGGCGTGATCATGCAGCCGACCGGTGACTTCCAGAACGTGCTGAAGATCAAACCGCCGTTGTGCGTGTCGCGGGAATCGGTCGACTACTTCGTCGATGCGCTCGATCGGGTGCTGAGCACCGGCTGGTAG
- a CDS encoding VOC family protein, with protein MSQYNAPVGAPIWFDLVSSDPSRAADFYEDIFGWKLEEPAHPEFGGYRNFTLNGARVAGLAPRMSETGPVNLWSVYLHASDAEATVSAAQAAGATVIVPPMAVGELGSMTVLVDPAGAAVGFWQPGTHPGFTAWGEHGAPYWFECQSKDYEASLAFYRTVLGARIDEIGTGGDPDAVGPDRYGQVFIGESAYSGIMDAASLMPAEVPSFWQVYITVDDVAVTVARSEALGAQLLMPVEDTPYGTLAAIKDPLGALICLGHPPAEMA; from the coding sequence GTGAGTCAGTACAACGCCCCCGTCGGAGCCCCCATCTGGTTCGACCTGGTCAGCAGTGATCCGTCGCGCGCCGCGGATTTCTATGAGGACATCTTCGGCTGGAAGCTCGAGGAACCCGCGCACCCGGAGTTCGGCGGGTATCGGAACTTCACCCTCAACGGCGCGCGGGTCGCTGGGCTGGCTCCGCGGATGTCGGAGACCGGCCCGGTCAACCTGTGGTCGGTCTACCTGCACGCCAGCGACGCTGAGGCCACCGTGTCGGCAGCGCAGGCCGCGGGCGCCACGGTGATCGTGCCGCCGATGGCGGTCGGCGAGCTGGGATCGATGACGGTGCTGGTGGATCCGGCGGGTGCCGCCGTCGGATTCTGGCAGCCTGGCACCCATCCGGGGTTCACCGCCTGGGGTGAGCACGGCGCGCCCTACTGGTTCGAATGCCAGAGCAAGGATTACGAGGCCTCGCTGGCGTTCTACCGCACCGTGCTCGGTGCCCGCATTGATGAGATTGGAACGGGCGGCGACCCGGATGCCGTCGGCCCGGACCGCTACGGGCAGGTCTTCATCGGCGAGAGTGCGTATTCGGGGATCATGGACGCGGCCTCGCTCATGCCCGCCGAGGTGCCGTCATTCTGGCAGGTCTACATCACGGTGGACGACGTGGCCGTGACGGTGGCGCGCAGCGAAGCACTCGGCGCACAGCTGTTGATGCCCGTCGAGGACACCCCCTACGGAACCCTGGCGGCGATCAAGGACCCGTTGGGGGCGCTGATCTGCCTCGGCCATCCGCCGGCCGAAATGGCTTGA
- the ald gene encoding alanine dehydrogenase, producing the protein MRVGIPTEIKNNEYRVAITPAGVSELVRRGHDVLVQAGAGDGSAITDDDFKGAGAQIVSSADDVWAQADLLLKVKEPIEAEYGRMRKGQTLFTYLHLAASRPCTDALLASGTTSIAYETVQTADNALPLLAPMSEVAGRLSAQVGAYHLMRTQGGRGVLMGGVPGVAPARVVVIGGGMAGDNAAAVAWGMGAHVTVFDLNVNILRKIDAEYGGAIETRYSSRLDLEDAVKQADLVIGAVLVPGAKAPKLVTNETVAQMKPGSVLVDIAIDQGGCFEDSKPTTHDNPTFTVHNSVFYCVANMPGAVPRTSTYALTNATMPYVLKLADKGWQNACLADPALAKGLSTHEGQLLNAEVAHDLELPFTDPAGLLA; encoded by the coding sequence ATGCGCGTCGGCATCCCGACCGAGATCAAGAACAACGAGTACCGCGTCGCCATCACCCCGGCCGGCGTGTCCGAACTGGTCCGCCGCGGCCACGACGTGCTGGTCCAGGCCGGCGCGGGTGACGGCTCGGCCATCACCGACGACGACTTCAAAGGTGCCGGCGCCCAGATCGTCAGTAGCGCCGACGACGTGTGGGCCCAGGCCGATCTGCTGCTGAAGGTCAAGGAGCCCATCGAGGCCGAATACGGCCGGATGCGCAAGGGCCAGACCCTGTTCACCTACCTGCACCTGGCGGCGTCGCGCCCGTGCACCGATGCGCTGCTGGCCTCCGGCACCACCTCGATCGCCTACGAAACCGTCCAGACTGCGGACAACGCGCTGCCACTGCTGGCCCCGATGAGTGAGGTCGCCGGTCGGTTGTCCGCTCAGGTCGGCGCCTACCACCTGATGCGCACCCAGGGCGGGCGCGGTGTGCTGATGGGCGGTGTCCCCGGTGTTGCCCCGGCCCGCGTCGTGGTGATCGGTGGCGGTATGGCCGGCGACAACGCCGCCGCCGTCGCCTGGGGCATGGGCGCGCACGTCACCGTGTTCGACCTCAACGTCAACATCCTGCGCAAGATCGACGCCGAGTACGGCGGCGCCATCGAGACCCGCTACTCCTCGCGGCTGGATCTGGAGGATGCCGTCAAGCAGGCCGATCTCGTGATCGGCGCGGTGCTGGTGCCGGGCGCCAAGGCGCCCAAGCTGGTCACCAATGAGACTGTGGCTCAGATGAAGCCGGGTTCGGTGCTGGTGGACATCGCCATCGACCAGGGTGGTTGCTTCGAGGATTCCAAGCCCACCACGCACGACAACCCGACGTTCACCGTCCACAACTCGGTGTTCTACTGCGTAGCCAACATGCCCGGCGCGGTGCCGCGCACCTCGACCTACGCGCTGACCAACGCCACCATGCCGTACGTGCTGAAGCTGGCCGACAAGGGCTGGCAGAACGCCTGCCTGGCCGACCCGGCGCTGGCCAAGGGCCTGTCGACCCATGAGGGTCAGCTGCTCAACGCCGAGGTTGCCCACGACCTCGAGCTGCCCTTCACCGATCCGGCCGGCCTGCTGGCCTGA
- a CDS encoding HTH-type transcriptional regulator AldR, with protein sequence MGEGSAKSLSTSGVAPKDVRAELDDVDRRILALLHSDARISNSALADAVGIAASTCHGRVRRLQDLGVIRGFYADIDPVAIGLSLQAMISVSLQSNARGKIGTFIQQIRRKPQVMDVYFLAGADDFIIHVAARDTDDLRAFVVENLNADADVAGTQTSLIFEHLRGAAPL encoded by the coding sequence ATGGGTGAAGGATCTGCGAAATCGTTGAGCACTTCTGGGGTTGCGCCGAAGGATGTTCGGGCCGAGTTGGACGATGTCGACCGGCGCATCCTGGCCCTGCTGCACTCCGACGCCCGGATTTCCAACAGCGCCCTGGCTGACGCCGTCGGCATCGCCGCGTCGACCTGCCACGGCCGGGTGCGACGGCTGCAGGATCTCGGGGTGATCCGCGGGTTCTACGCCGACATTGATCCGGTCGCGATCGGGTTGTCGCTGCAGGCGATGATCTCGGTGAGCCTGCAGTCCAATGCCCGTGGCAAGATCGGCACCTTCATCCAGCAGATCCGGCGCAAGCCGCAGGTGATGGACGTGTACTTCCTGGCCGGCGCCGACGACTTCATCATCCACGTGGCCGCGCGCGACACCGACGATCTGCGTGCGTTCGTGGTGGAGAACCTCAACGCCGACGCGGATGTGGCGGGCACCCAGACCTCGCTGATCTTCGAGCATCTGCGAGGTGCCGCCCCGCTGTAG
- a CDS encoding PE-PPE domain-containing protein produces MLKHAALATVVSAALIAAAPPGRAATVLTLEGGLVGMQHLLHFTPHQLRGDLCASPNRCQPVDYFALPGGAFTDQGAANVRAAIAGLPADEQVVLFGHSQGGQVIYSDLRTWAADPAHAPDPARVSWVSIGNPENPYGGRRLSTDGKGVTWLPPDTAYRGTEVIRQYDGWADWPDDTSNLLAVANAVVGMFTTHTAYWNVDLNDPRNVRYTPDVNGAPGMVTYVWVPNDTLPLVAWAGPLAPALDNALRPIVEKAYHRPVEIPDPTPPASAATATRSARADSRPTSRPAKAANAHKVTRAHTAARSTGSSARRQ; encoded by the coding sequence ATGCTCAAACACGCGGCACTGGCAACGGTGGTGAGCGCAGCCCTGATCGCGGCGGCTCCGCCGGGTCGCGCCGCTACCGTCTTGACGCTCGAGGGTGGACTCGTGGGGATGCAGCATCTGCTGCATTTCACCCCGCACCAGCTCCGGGGTGATCTGTGTGCGTCGCCCAACCGCTGCCAACCGGTCGACTACTTCGCCTTGCCCGGCGGCGCCTTCACCGATCAGGGCGCCGCCAACGTCCGAGCGGCCATCGCCGGACTTCCCGCCGACGAGCAGGTGGTGCTGTTCGGCCACAGCCAGGGCGGTCAGGTCATCTACTCCGACCTGCGGACGTGGGCTGCCGACCCGGCGCACGCCCCCGACCCCGCGCGGGTGTCGTGGGTATCGATCGGTAACCCGGAGAACCCGTACGGGGGACGGCGGCTGAGCACCGACGGTAAGGGTGTGACATGGCTGCCGCCGGACACCGCCTACCGGGGCACCGAGGTCATCCGGCAGTACGACGGCTGGGCGGATTGGCCCGATGACACCTCGAACCTGCTGGCGGTGGCCAATGCCGTCGTCGGCATGTTCACCACCCACACAGCCTATTGGAACGTCGACCTCAACGATCCGCGCAACGTCCGCTACACCCCCGACGTGAATGGCGCCCCAGGGATGGTCACCTACGTCTGGGTGCCCAACGACACGCTGCCCCTGGTCGCCTGGGCCGGACCGCTGGCACCGGCGTTGGACAACGCACTGCGTCCCATCGTCGAGAAGGCCTACCACCGTCCCGTGGAGATCCCCGATCCGACACCGCCCGCCTCGGCGGCGACGGCGACCCGATCGGCCCGGGCAGACTCGCGGCCGACGAGCCGTCCCGCCAAGGCGGCAAACGCCCACAAGGTGACCAGAGCACACACCGCCGCCCGATCAACCGGATCCTCGGCTCGCCGACAGTAA
- a CDS encoding haloalkane dehalogenase, which produces MQVLRTPDERFANLPDYPFAPNYLEVQARGLPSLRMHYVDAGPADGPVVLLMHGQPTWSFLYRHVITALADAGLRMIAPDNIGFGRSDKPEDPTAYTFARHVGWARSLVTGLNLTEVTLVVQDWGGPIGLSVLAREPDRFARVLATNTILHTCDPALAGILGWAHHGVDGNRMLLQETLLDYIAFYARTPDITASMFVDAVAGPLAAGVLAGYDAPFPDARYQAGLRQLTALIPLTRNDPGAAIGRATMAVLNEWEKPFLTAYSDGDPATRGWERVFAEQVPGAGGRRHPTITGAGHFVQEQRGPELARIITEFVTES; this is translated from the coding sequence ATGCAGGTACTGCGCACCCCCGACGAGCGGTTCGCGAATCTCCCGGACTACCCGTTCGCGCCGAACTACCTCGAGGTGCAGGCCCGCGGGCTCCCATCCCTGCGCATGCACTATGTCGACGCCGGACCCGCCGACGGCCCGGTGGTACTGCTGATGCACGGCCAGCCCACCTGGTCCTTCCTGTACCGGCACGTCATCACCGCACTGGCCGATGCGGGTCTGCGGATGATCGCGCCGGACAACATCGGCTTCGGCCGATCCGACAAACCCGAGGACCCGACGGCCTACACCTTCGCCCGCCACGTCGGATGGGCCCGGTCCCTGGTGACCGGACTGAACCTCACCGAGGTGACGCTGGTGGTCCAGGATTGGGGCGGCCCAATCGGTTTGAGTGTGCTGGCCCGCGAACCGGATCGGTTCGCCCGCGTGCTGGCCACCAACACCATCCTGCACACCTGCGACCCGGCGCTGGCGGGCATCCTCGGCTGGGCTCACCACGGTGTGGACGGCAACCGGATGCTGCTGCAGGAGACCCTGCTGGACTACATCGCCTTCTATGCCCGCACACCCGACATCACCGCGAGCATGTTCGTCGACGCCGTCGCCGGGCCGCTGGCCGCCGGGGTGCTGGCCGGCTACGACGCGCCGTTCCCAGACGCCCGCTACCAAGCCGGCCTGCGGCAGCTGACCGCGCTGATCCCCCTGACCCGCAACGACCCCGGCGCGGCGATCGGCCGGGCAACCATGGCAGTGCTGAACGAGTGGGAAAAGCCTTTTCTGACAGCCTATTCCGACGGTGATCCGGCCACCCGCGGATGGGAGCGGGTGTTCGCCGAGCAGGTGCCCGGCGCGGGCGGACGCCGGCATCCGACGATCACCGGCGCCGGCCACTTCGTCCAGGAACAGCGGGGCCCCGAACTGGCCCGCATCATCACCGAGTTCGTCACCGAATCCTGA
- the dapB gene encoding 4-hydroxy-tetrahydrodipicolinate reductase yields the protein MRVGVLGAKGKVGTTMCGAVRDADDLTLSAEVDAGDDLTLLTDSGTEVVIDFTHPDVVMDNLAFLIDNGIHAVVGTTGFTDERIEQVQAWLDAKPGTGVLIAPNFAIGAVLSMHFAQKAAPYFESVEVIELHHPHKADAPSGTATRTAKLIAAARKDLPPNPDATSTGLEGARGADVDGIPVHSVRLTGLVAHQEVLFGTLGETLTIRHDSLDRTSFVPGVLLGVREIAKRPGLTIGIEPLLDL from the coding sequence ATGCGAGTTGGGGTACTGGGTGCCAAGGGCAAGGTCGGCACCACCATGTGTGGCGCGGTGCGCGACGCCGACGATCTGACATTGAGCGCCGAGGTGGACGCCGGTGACGACCTGACCCTGCTGACCGACAGCGGCACCGAGGTGGTCATCGACTTCACCCACCCCGACGTGGTCATGGACAACTTGGCGTTCCTCATCGACAACGGCATCCACGCCGTCGTCGGCACCACCGGATTCACCGACGAGCGCATCGAGCAGGTGCAGGCCTGGCTGGACGCCAAGCCGGGCACCGGTGTGCTGATCGCGCCGAACTTCGCCATCGGTGCGGTGCTCTCGATGCACTTCGCGCAGAAGGCCGCGCCGTACTTCGAGTCGGTGGAGGTCATCGAGCTGCACCACCCGCACAAGGCCGACGCGCCGTCGGGTACCGCCACCCGTACCGCCAAGCTGATCGCTGCGGCGCGAAAAGACTTGCCGCCCAACCCCGATGCCACCAGTACCGGCCTTGAGGGCGCGCGTGGCGCCGACGTCGACGGCATCCCGGTGCACTCGGTACGGCTCACCGGACTGGTGGCCCATCAGGAGGTGCTGTTCGGCACGCTGGGGGAGACGCTGACCATCCGCCACGACAGCCTGGACCGCACCTCATTCGTGCCCGGCGTGCTGCTCGGCGTGCGCGAGATCGCCAAGCGGCCGGGGCTCACCATCGGGATCGAACCACTGCTGGACCTGTGA
- a CDS encoding PPOX class F420-dependent oxidoreductase, translating to MTAIPESHHDLAEAPLVASLSTIGPDGTPQVTAIWFVLDGDTVKTSLVTARQKYKNVVARPQATLFIIDPQNPFRTLEIRGVVEVGEDPGLELFERVVRHYGQDPETFPAPREGRVAVTLRPTRVVAQG from the coding sequence ATGACCGCCATCCCCGAATCGCACCACGACCTCGCCGAGGCGCCGCTCGTCGCCTCCCTGTCCACCATCGGACCCGACGGAACGCCGCAGGTGACTGCCATCTGGTTCGTCCTCGACGGTGACACCGTGAAGACGTCGTTGGTGACGGCCCGACAGAAGTACAAGAACGTCGTCGCCCGCCCGCAGGCGACGCTGTTCATCATCGACCCGCAGAACCCGTTCCGGACGCTGGAGATCCGTGGTGTCGTCGAGGTGGGTGAAGATCCCGGCCTCGAGCTGTTCGAGCGGGTGGTCCGCCACTATGGCCAGGATCCGGAAACCTTCCCGGCGCCGCGCGAGGGCCGGGTAGCCGTGACCTTGCGGCCGACGCGAGTCGTCGCACAGGGCTGA